CTCCATCAATTCTAAATCCATCTACTTTTCCTCTTACCATATCAAGTCCTTTTTTGTCAAGCTTTTCTACAGATATTTCTATTTCTTTTGCTTCGAGCAAATCTTTTAGTTTGCCAGAGACAATAAGTTGTCCTTTATCCAGAATCCCTATACTGTCACAGAGCATTTCTACATCATGCAGAACATGAGAACAAAAAAAGACTGTTCTACCCTGCTTCTTTATATTAAGTATCGTATTCATTACCTCCTTTCTCCCCACTGGGTCTAATCCCGTGATTGGCTCATCAAAAAAAACTAAATCTGGATCATTAATCAATGTCTGAGCAATACCAATACGTTGAAGCATGCCTCTGGAAAACTTTCTTAAAGGGATTTTTCGACTGTCTGTTAATCCAACCATGTCCAACAACTCCTCGATTTTCTTGTATCGTTCTTTTCTTGGGATTTTAAATATCTTGCCATAAAAATTTAATAACTCAACAGACGAAAACGACTCATAAAAATAGGGGCTCTGTGGAAGAAATCCTATTTTTTGCTTTATTTCTATATCCCCAATTTGTTTTTCTAAAATCCAGGCTGTACCAGCTGTAGGCGCAGTAAGACCCAGCAACAGATTAATAGTTGTTGTTTTGCCTGCTCCGTTTGACCCTAAAAATCCATATATTTGATTAGGAGAGACTTGA
This bacterium DNA region includes the following protein-coding sequences:
- a CDS encoding ABC transporter ATP-binding protein, with translation MLAIKTEHLTKIYKGSRKETKALEDLNLQVSPNQIYGFLGSNGAGKTTTINLLLGLTAPTAGTAWILEKQIGDIEIKQKIGFLPQSPYFYESFSSVELLNFYGKIFKIPRKERYKKIEELLDMVGLTDSRKIPLRKFSRGMLQRIGIAQTLINDPDLVFFDEPITGLDPVGRKEVMNTILNIKKQGRTVFFCSHVLHDVEMLCDSIGILDKGQLIVSGKLKDLLEAKEIEISVEKLDKKGLDMVRGKVDGFRIDGDIVTVTVNDIGQVSEIEDIMEANNGKRISVTSHKESLEEYFLKSIEKKGGEKA